The proteins below are encoded in one region of uncultured Eubacteriales bacterium:
- a CDS encoding hypothetical protein (Evidence 5 : No homology to any previously reported sequences), whose product MAKISYVAACTDPREGTLGILLDIHFSNGQVLLLSLKSKQDNPAFLRLRRNGELFRPQTDGENIYWHNGPKLSLPEIMEMVREI is encoded by the coding sequence ATGGCGAAAATTAGCTATGTCGCGGCCTGTACCGACCCCAGAGAGGGAACGCTTGGCATCCTGCTGGACATTCATTTCAGCAACGGACAGGTTCTGCTGCTCTCCCTTAAATCCAAGCAGGATAATCCGGCCTTTTTGCGCCTGCGCCGGAATGGGGAGCTGTTCCGCCCCCAGACGGACGGCGAGAATATCTACTGGCACAACGGCCCAAAGCTGTCCCTTCCGGAAATCATGGAAATGGTGAGAGAGATCTGA
- a CDS encoding putative Subtilisin (Evidence 3 : Function proposed based on presence of conserved amino acid motif, structural feature or limited homology; Product type pe : putative enzyme), with translation MHARKIIAAIIAAITISALTAFGLAAQASDAQYDGYIVKLSETPRRSSLSALANDCLEPVPYSDDLYLTDDLDSIKSLIDSGLVEYVEPNYILEPLDDGSESYPNDPQYHGQWTLDAIKYLSLYGGGFDGNGVTIAIIDSGLYAWYDETGTYHGHEEFEGSNISEYSKNFLGTADEDERSACYYRDQRAVGHGTFVTSQIAALTDNGKGMAGIADGAELMILRCISYSGSDVFPYDNKYDSNSGSAALVASAIRYAADNGADVINMSLGAKSSTNISTLQDAINYAGDKGVIVVAAAGNDGTSSLFYPAACEHVIGVGSVSQSGVSLTRSSFSQYNASISVTAPGGFVLGASVYPNADGTLYSSPEDSYITSSGTSYASPVVAALAAITKSINSELDHDDFESLLAVTSSDLGTSGWDSSYGYGILDAEALLTALTETEYGIDYQLCGSVDAPAQLPAGSAATYTLGRDEDLTLPTPTRSGYDFEGWYETGDYSGEAVTALPLGALGTVRSSVSDKTVSYYIEDIKYYAKWSELTSAEITSLKVLGYEAVPSQDVPSTYTITLPSSAIDSLANLTSDGIAVTLSYPITPAISKIREDGSFWSIVLPTLPSQTVYDLNITHSAYDVPSMTEGSASQSGTALLPSLDGLKAANVYTANISTWFEQETSYQIVSSDGAGEVKIEGTILTYTPDSTKGPSSDYEGRAVTILLKAKNDMFESKDAVTVTVTVGRNTSNSVIDPVSGSYDLYTDSGGISVVATLYGNSFTGLYYNESPVSQSSYTTAPTDSDGDDLVDSITVTISRSFINSLSTGIKSLNFRFSAGKDKTFALTISDSAGNGGGGGGGATGGGGASAAKDETILERLPPGTVSYSDDDISEMILGLGDNISLRASGDNGVSLSGKAASRIAKAKTDVVISNSNGSISLPWETFSAGLGDNEQLYLALTSYSSEGLQENEIGSSHIVKCLELKALVYTNEVFPEAVTAFEAQAGVTLFVGAEYSGQKFKVLTIANGASNTALEAVSSSEGYITLTTGVPAVFAVLTQPQFTAFTDVKSGDWYYSDVEYVFSKGLMKGVADGLFGPGATATRAMLATTVYRMAGSPAVIGSADFTDLSTDMWYTAAITWASTKGILGGYGGGVFGTDDPITRQQFALLLWRYSGSPEVKGDLTAFTDSDSASDYAVAALIWATQKGIITGKGAGILDPAGIATRAEVAAMLARFDAAISG, from the coding sequence ATGCACGCACGCAAAATCATCGCCGCGATCATAGCGGCAATCACAATCTCCGCCCTGACGGCTTTCGGTCTGGCCGCCCAGGCATCGGACGCCCAGTATGACGGATATATCGTAAAGCTCAGCGAAACTCCGCGCCGTTCCTCTCTTTCGGCGCTGGCCAATGATTGCCTTGAGCCTGTCCCCTATTCCGATGATCTCTATCTGACCGATGACCTCGACTCTATCAAGAGTCTAATTGACAGCGGCCTGGTGGAGTATGTCGAACCCAACTATATTCTTGAACCTCTTGACGATGGCTCGGAGAGCTATCCCAACGACCCGCAGTATCACGGCCAGTGGACACTGGACGCGATCAAATACCTCAGCCTTTATGGCGGCGGTTTTGATGGAAACGGCGTCACAATTGCTATCATAGACTCCGGGCTCTATGCCTGGTATGACGAGACCGGAACATACCACGGCCACGAAGAGTTTGAAGGCTCCAACATCTCGGAATACAGTAAGAACTTCCTCGGCACGGCTGATGAAGACGAGCGCTCGGCCTGCTACTACCGCGACCAGCGGGCTGTAGGCCACGGCACCTTTGTCACAAGCCAGATTGCCGCTCTAACCGACAACGGGAAGGGAATGGCCGGAATCGCCGACGGTGCAGAGCTCATGATTCTTCGCTGCATCTCATATTCGGGCTCTGATGTCTTCCCCTACGACAACAAATACGACTCGAATAGCGGCAGCGCCGCGTTGGTGGCCTCGGCTATCCGTTATGCCGCCGACAACGGCGCGGATGTAATAAATATGAGCCTGGGCGCAAAAAGCAGCACAAACATATCAACTCTGCAGGACGCCATAAACTACGCCGGCGACAAGGGAGTAATCGTTGTGGCGGCTGCCGGAAACGACGGCACATCTTCCCTCTTCTACCCCGCCGCCTGCGAGCATGTCATCGGCGTTGGAAGCGTCAGCCAGTCGGGTGTTTCCCTTACACGCTCAAGCTTTTCGCAGTATAACGCAAGCATAAGTGTCACCGCCCCCGGCGGTTTCGTTCTCGGCGCGTCTGTTTACCCCAACGCCGACGGGACTCTTTACAGCAGCCCGGAGGATTCTTACATAACCTCCAGCGGAACTTCCTATGCGTCTCCCGTAGTGGCCGCGCTGGCCGCCATAACAAAAAGCATTAACAGTGAACTCGATCATGACGACTTTGAATCCCTCCTTGCCGTCACCTCAAGCGATCTCGGCACATCGGGCTGGGATTCAAGTTATGGTTACGGCATCCTTGACGCCGAGGCCCTCTTGACTGCCCTGACCGAAACCGAGTACGGTATAGATTACCAGCTTTGCGGCAGCGTTGATGCTCCCGCCCAGCTGCCGGCCGGCAGCGCTGCGACATATACCCTGGGCAGGGATGAAGACCTTACTCTCCCTACGCCCACACGCAGCGGATACGACTTCGAAGGCTGGTACGAAACAGGGGACTACAGCGGAGAGGCCGTAACTGCCCTTCCCCTTGGGGCCTTGGGCACAGTCCGCAGCTCGGTATCGGACAAAACGGTATCCTACTATATCGAGGACATCAAATACTACGCCAAATGGTCCGAACTTACCTCGGCCGAAATTACCTCTCTCAAAGTTTTGGGTTATGAGGCCGTGCCGTCTCAGGACGTTCCCTCCACCTATACCATCACCCTGCCTTCCTCGGCTATAGACAGCCTTGCTAACCTGACCTCCGACGGTATCGCCGTGACGCTGTCCTATCCTATCACTCCTGCCATCAGCAAAATCAGAGAGGATGGTTCTTTCTGGAGTATCGTGCTTCCCACTCTCCCCTCTCAAACCGTCTATGATCTGAATATCACCCATTCGGCCTATGATGTTCCCTCTATGACTGAAGGCTCGGCCTCCCAGAGCGGAACCGCGCTTCTTCCCTCTCTTGACGGACTCAAGGCAGCCAATGTGTACACCGCAAATATAAGCACATGGTTTGAACAAGAGACCTCCTATCAGATCGTTTCCTCTGACGGTGCGGGAGAGGTAAAAATCGAGGGCACTATCCTGACTTACACTCCCGACAGCACCAAGGGCCCCAGCAGCGATTACGAGGGCAGAGCAGTCACGATCCTTCTCAAGGCCAAAAATGACATGTTCGAGTCAAAAGACGCCGTTACCGTAACCGTAACCGTCGGCCGTAATACAAGTAACTCTGTCATTGACCCCGTCTCCGGCTCATATGACCTGTACACAGACTCAGGTGGAATCAGCGTTGTAGCAACCCTCTACGGCAATTCCTTTACAGGACTTTACTATAACGAAAGCCCTGTCAGCCAAAGCAGCTATACCACCGCTCCCACAGACAGCGATGGTGACGACTTGGTCGATTCCATCACGGTCACCATAAGCCGCAGCTTTATCAACAGTCTCTCAACCGGCATAAAAAGCTTAAACTTTCGATTCAGTGCCGGAAAGGACAAAACCTTTGCCCTTACCATCAGCGACAGTGCGGGGAATGGCGGTGGCGGCGGCGGCGGCGCGACAGGGGGCGGAGGTGCCAGCGCGGCAAAGGATGAGACCATACTCGAAAGGCTCCCGCCAGGAACCGTCTCTTATAGCGATGATGACATATCGGAGATGATATTGGGACTCGGGGACAACATATCTCTGAGAGCTTCCGGCGACAATGGCGTATCGCTTTCCGGAAAGGCCGCCTCCCGCATAGCCAAGGCAAAGACGGACGTTGTAATTTCTAACTCCAACGGCTCTATATCTCTGCCATGGGAAACATTTTCTGCAGGCCTCGGTGATAATGAGCAGCTATACCTTGCGCTTACCTCCTATTCGTCTGAGGGTCTCCAGGAGAATGAAATAGGCAGCTCACATATCGTCAAATGCTTGGAGCTGAAGGCCCTCGTCTACACAAACGAGGTTTTCCCCGAAGCGGTCACTGCCTTTGAAGCACAAGCAGGCGTAACCCTTTTTGTTGGAGCCGAGTATTCCGGGCAGAAATTCAAGGTTCTTACCATAGCAAACGGCGCGTCAAATACCGCCCTTGAGGCTGTAAGCAGCTCAGAGGGGTATATCACCCTGACGACCGGGGTGCCGGCGGTATTTGCCGTTTTAACACAACCGCAATTCACGGCCTTTACAGACGTAAAAAGCGGTGACTGGTATTATTCCGACGTGGAATACGTCTTCTCAAAGGGTCTTATGAAAGGCGTGGCCGATGGGCTGTTTGGCCCCGGTGCCACTGCTACCCGGGCCATGCTTGCCACCACCGTTTACCGTATGGCCGGAAGTCCGGCGGTAATCGGCTCAGCTGATTTCACCGACCTTTCGACCGATATGTGGTATACCGCCGCCATAACCTGGGCCTCGACAAAGGGGATCCTAGGCGGCTACGGCGGAGGAGTATTTGGAACGGACGACCCCATTACCCGTCAGCAGTTCGCCTTGCTCCTCTGGCGCTACTCCGGCTCACCCGAGGTTAAAGGGGACCTTACCGCTTTTACCGACAGCGATTCGGCTTCGGATTACGCGGTAGCCGCCCTTATCTGGGCCACGCAGAAGGGCATCATCACGGGCAAGGGGGCCGGGATACTTGACCCTGCAGGTATCGCCACAAGGGCTGAGGTAGCCGCCATGCTAGCCCGTTTCGATGCCGCGATCAGCGGCTGA